A DNA window from Jaculus jaculus isolate mJacJac1 chromosome 1, mJacJac1.mat.Y.cur, whole genome shotgun sequence contains the following coding sequences:
- the Nsmf gene encoding NMDA receptor synaptonuclear signaling and neuronal migration factor isoform X1: protein MGAAASRRRALRSEAMSSVAAKVRAARAFGEYLSQSHPENSNGADHLLADAYSGHDGSPEMQPAPQNKRRLSLVSNGRYEGSLSDEAISGKPATEGPQPRVYTISGEPALLPSPEAEAIELAVVKGRRQRERHVHHHSQPLRASPGSSREDISRPCQSWAGSRQGSKECPGCAQLAPGPSPRAFGLEQPPLPEASGHRKKLERMYSVDRVSDDVPIRTWFPKENLFSFQTATTTMQAISVFRGYAERKRRKRENDSASVIQRNFRKHLRMVGSRRVKAQTFAERRERSFSRSWSDPTPMKADTSHDSRDSSDLQSSHCTLDEVCEDLDWDTEKGLEAVACDAEGFLPPKVMLISSKVPKAEYIPTIIRRDDPSIIPILYDHEHATFEDILEEIEKKLNIYHKGAKIWKMLIFCQGGPGHLYLLKNKVATFAKVEKEEDMIHFWKRLSRLMSKVNPEPNVIHIMGCYILGNPNGEKLFQNLRTLMTPYRVTFESPLELSAQGKQMIETYFDFRLYRLWKSRQHSKLLDFDDVL from the exons ATGGGTGCCGCCGCCTCCAGGAGGAGGGCGCTGAGGAGCGAGGCCATGTCCTCGGTGGCGGCCAAAGTGCG AGCAGCTCGAGCGTTTGGAGAGTACCTGTCCCAGAGTCACCCTGAGAATAGCAACGGTGCAG ACCACCTGCTGGCTGACGCCTACTCTGGCCACGACGGGTCCCCCGAGATGCAGCCCGCCCCCCAGAACAAGCGCCGCCTCTCCCTTGTCTCCAATGGCCGCTATGAGGGCAGCCTCTCCGATGAGGCCATCAGTGGGAAACCGGCTACAGAGGGACCCCAGCCCCGAGTGTACACCATCTCGGGAGAGCCAGCCCTGCTGCCCAGTCCTGAAGCTGAGGCCATCGAGCTAGCGGTGGTAAAGGGGCGGCGGCAGAGGGAGAGGCATGttcaccaccacagccagcccctGCGTGCCAGCCCAGGCAGCAGCCGTGAAGACATCAGCAGGCCCTGCCAGAGTTGGGCAGGTAGCCGCCAGGGCTCCAAGGAATGCCCTGGATGTGCCCAGCTGGCCCCTGGGCCCTCCCCTCGGGCCTTTGGGCTGGAACAGCCGCCTCTACCTGAGGCCTCTGGACACCGCAAGAAGCTGGAAAGGATGTACAGCGTTGATCGAGTGTCTG ATGACGTCCCCATCCGCACCTGGTTCCCCAAGGAGAACCTTTTCAGCTTCCAAACAGCTACCACAACTATGCAAGC CATCTC GGTGTTCAGGGGCTACGCGGAGAGGAAGCGCCGGAAACGGGAGAATGATTCCGCGTCTGTAATCCAGAG GAACTTCCGCAAACATCTGCGCATGGTTGGCAGCCGGCGGGTGAAGGCCCAGA CGTTTGCTGAGCGGCGTGAGCGGAGCTTCAGCCGGTCCTGGAGCGACCCCACCCCCATGAAAGCCGACACCTCCCACGACTCCCGAGACA GCAGTGACCTACAGAGCTCGCACTGCACGCTGGATGAGGTTTGTGAGGACCTGGACTGGGACACAGAGAAGGGCCTGGAGGCGGTGGCCTGTGACGCTGAGGGCTTCTTGCCACCCAAGGTCATG CTGATCTCCTCCAAGGTGCCGAAAGCTGAGTACATCCCCACCATCATCCGCAGGGACGACCCATCCATCATCCCCATCCTCTAT GACCATGAGCATGCAACATTTGAGGACATCCTGG AGGAGATCGAGAAGAAACTGAATATCTATCACAAGGGGGCCAAGATCTGGAAGATGCTGATTTTCTGCCAG GGTGGTCCTGGACATCTTTATTTGCTCAAGAACAAGGTGGCCACCTTTGCCAaagtggagaaggaagaggacatGATCCA CTTCTGGAAGAGGTTGAGCCGCCTAATGAGCAAAGTAAACCCAGAGCCGAATGTCATCCACATTATGGGCTGCTACATTCTGGGGAACCCCAATGGGGAGAAG CTGTTCCAGAACCTCAGGACCCTCATGACTCCTTACAGGGTTACCTTTGAGTCACCCCTGGAGCTATCTGCTCAAG GGAAGCAGATGATCGAGACCTACTTTGACTTCCGGCTGTACCGCCTGTGGAAGAGCCGCCAGCACTCGAAGCTGCTGGACTTTGACGACGTCCTGTGA
- the Nsmf gene encoding NMDA receptor synaptonuclear signaling and neuronal migration factor isoform X8: protein MGAAASRRRALRSEAMSSVAAKVRAARAFGEYLSQSHPENSNGADHLLADAYSGHDGSPEMQPAPQNKRRLSLVSNGRYEGSLSDEAISGKPATEGPQPRVYTISGEPALLPSPEAEAIELAVVKGRRQRERHVHHHSQPLRASPGSSREDISRPCQSWAGSRQGSKECPGCAQLAPGPSPRAFGLEQPPLPEASGHRKKLERMYSVDRVSDDVPIRTWFPKENLFSFQTATTTMQANFRKHLRMVGSRRVKAQSSDLQSSHCTLDEVCEDLDWDTEKGLEAVACDAEGFLPPKVMLISSKVPKAEYIPTIIRRDDPSIIPILYDHEHATFEDILEEIEKKLNIYHKGAKIWKMLIFCQGGPGHLYLLKNKVATFAKVEKEEDMIHFWKRLSRLMSKVNPEPNVIHIMGCYILGNPNGEKLFQNLRTLMTPYRVTFESPLELSAQGKQMIETYFDFRLYRLWKSRQHSKLLDFDDVL from the exons ATGGGTGCCGCCGCCTCCAGGAGGAGGGCGCTGAGGAGCGAGGCCATGTCCTCGGTGGCGGCCAAAGTGCG AGCAGCTCGAGCGTTTGGAGAGTACCTGTCCCAGAGTCACCCTGAGAATAGCAACGGTGCAG ACCACCTGCTGGCTGACGCCTACTCTGGCCACGACGGGTCCCCCGAGATGCAGCCCGCCCCCCAGAACAAGCGCCGCCTCTCCCTTGTCTCCAATGGCCGCTATGAGGGCAGCCTCTCCGATGAGGCCATCAGTGGGAAACCGGCTACAGAGGGACCCCAGCCCCGAGTGTACACCATCTCGGGAGAGCCAGCCCTGCTGCCCAGTCCTGAAGCTGAGGCCATCGAGCTAGCGGTGGTAAAGGGGCGGCGGCAGAGGGAGAGGCATGttcaccaccacagccagcccctGCGTGCCAGCCCAGGCAGCAGCCGTGAAGACATCAGCAGGCCCTGCCAGAGTTGGGCAGGTAGCCGCCAGGGCTCCAAGGAATGCCCTGGATGTGCCCAGCTGGCCCCTGGGCCCTCCCCTCGGGCCTTTGGGCTGGAACAGCCGCCTCTACCTGAGGCCTCTGGACACCGCAAGAAGCTGGAAAGGATGTACAGCGTTGATCGAGTGTCTG ATGACGTCCCCATCCGCACCTGGTTCCCCAAGGAGAACCTTTTCAGCTTCCAAACAGCTACCACAACTATGCAAGC GAACTTCCGCAAACATCTGCGCATGGTTGGCAGCCGGCGGGTGAAGGCCCAGA GCAGTGACCTACAGAGCTCGCACTGCACGCTGGATGAGGTTTGTGAGGACCTGGACTGGGACACAGAGAAGGGCCTGGAGGCGGTGGCCTGTGACGCTGAGGGCTTCTTGCCACCCAAGGTCATG CTGATCTCCTCCAAGGTGCCGAAAGCTGAGTACATCCCCACCATCATCCGCAGGGACGACCCATCCATCATCCCCATCCTCTAT GACCATGAGCATGCAACATTTGAGGACATCCTGG AGGAGATCGAGAAGAAACTGAATATCTATCACAAGGGGGCCAAGATCTGGAAGATGCTGATTTTCTGCCAG GGTGGTCCTGGACATCTTTATTTGCTCAAGAACAAGGTGGCCACCTTTGCCAaagtggagaaggaagaggacatGATCCA CTTCTGGAAGAGGTTGAGCCGCCTAATGAGCAAAGTAAACCCAGAGCCGAATGTCATCCACATTATGGGCTGCTACATTCTGGGGAACCCCAATGGGGAGAAG CTGTTCCAGAACCTCAGGACCCTCATGACTCCTTACAGGGTTACCTTTGAGTCACCCCTGGAGCTATCTGCTCAAG GGAAGCAGATGATCGAGACCTACTTTGACTTCCGGCTGTACCGCCTGTGGAAGAGCCGCCAGCACTCGAAGCTGCTGGACTTTGACGACGTCCTGTGA
- the Nsmf gene encoding NMDA receptor synaptonuclear signaling and neuronal migration factor isoform X4 — MGAAASRRRALRSEAMSSVAAKVRAARAFGEYLSQSHPENSNGADHLLADAYSGHDGSPEMQPAPQNKRRLSLVSNGRYEGSLSDEAISGKPATEGPQPRVYTISGEPALLPSPEAEAIELAVVKGRRQRERHVHHHSQPLRASPGSSREDISRPCQSWAGSRQGSKECPGCAQLAPGPSPRAFGLEQPPLPEASGHRKKLERMYSVDRVSDDVPIRTWFPKENLFSFQTATTTMQANFRKHLRMVGSRRVKAQTFAERRERSFSRSWSDPTPMKADTSHDSRDSSDLQSSHCTLDEVCEDLDWDTEKGLEAVACDAEGFLPPKVMLISSKVPKAEYIPTIIRRDDPSIIPILYDHEHATFEDILEEIEKKLNIYHKGAKIWKMLIFCQGGPGHLYLLKNKVATFAKVEKEEDMIHFWKRLSRLMSKVNPEPNVIHIMGCYILGNPNGEKLFQNLRTLMTPYRVTFESPLELSAQGKQMIETYFDFRLYRLWKSRQHSKLLDFDDVL, encoded by the exons ATGGGTGCCGCCGCCTCCAGGAGGAGGGCGCTGAGGAGCGAGGCCATGTCCTCGGTGGCGGCCAAAGTGCG AGCAGCTCGAGCGTTTGGAGAGTACCTGTCCCAGAGTCACCCTGAGAATAGCAACGGTGCAG ACCACCTGCTGGCTGACGCCTACTCTGGCCACGACGGGTCCCCCGAGATGCAGCCCGCCCCCCAGAACAAGCGCCGCCTCTCCCTTGTCTCCAATGGCCGCTATGAGGGCAGCCTCTCCGATGAGGCCATCAGTGGGAAACCGGCTACAGAGGGACCCCAGCCCCGAGTGTACACCATCTCGGGAGAGCCAGCCCTGCTGCCCAGTCCTGAAGCTGAGGCCATCGAGCTAGCGGTGGTAAAGGGGCGGCGGCAGAGGGAGAGGCATGttcaccaccacagccagcccctGCGTGCCAGCCCAGGCAGCAGCCGTGAAGACATCAGCAGGCCCTGCCAGAGTTGGGCAGGTAGCCGCCAGGGCTCCAAGGAATGCCCTGGATGTGCCCAGCTGGCCCCTGGGCCCTCCCCTCGGGCCTTTGGGCTGGAACAGCCGCCTCTACCTGAGGCCTCTGGACACCGCAAGAAGCTGGAAAGGATGTACAGCGTTGATCGAGTGTCTG ATGACGTCCCCATCCGCACCTGGTTCCCCAAGGAGAACCTTTTCAGCTTCCAAACAGCTACCACAACTATGCAAGC GAACTTCCGCAAACATCTGCGCATGGTTGGCAGCCGGCGGGTGAAGGCCCAGA CGTTTGCTGAGCGGCGTGAGCGGAGCTTCAGCCGGTCCTGGAGCGACCCCACCCCCATGAAAGCCGACACCTCCCACGACTCCCGAGACA GCAGTGACCTACAGAGCTCGCACTGCACGCTGGATGAGGTTTGTGAGGACCTGGACTGGGACACAGAGAAGGGCCTGGAGGCGGTGGCCTGTGACGCTGAGGGCTTCTTGCCACCCAAGGTCATG CTGATCTCCTCCAAGGTGCCGAAAGCTGAGTACATCCCCACCATCATCCGCAGGGACGACCCATCCATCATCCCCATCCTCTAT GACCATGAGCATGCAACATTTGAGGACATCCTGG AGGAGATCGAGAAGAAACTGAATATCTATCACAAGGGGGCCAAGATCTGGAAGATGCTGATTTTCTGCCAG GGTGGTCCTGGACATCTTTATTTGCTCAAGAACAAGGTGGCCACCTTTGCCAaagtggagaaggaagaggacatGATCCA CTTCTGGAAGAGGTTGAGCCGCCTAATGAGCAAAGTAAACCCAGAGCCGAATGTCATCCACATTATGGGCTGCTACATTCTGGGGAACCCCAATGGGGAGAAG CTGTTCCAGAACCTCAGGACCCTCATGACTCCTTACAGGGTTACCTTTGAGTCACCCCTGGAGCTATCTGCTCAAG GGAAGCAGATGATCGAGACCTACTTTGACTTCCGGCTGTACCGCCTGTGGAAGAGCCGCCAGCACTCGAAGCTGCTGGACTTTGACGACGTCCTGTGA
- the Nsmf gene encoding NMDA receptor synaptonuclear signaling and neuronal migration factor isoform X6, with amino-acid sequence MGAAASRRRALRSEAMSSVAAKVRAARAFGEYLSQSHPENSNGADHLLADAYSGHDGSPEMQPAPQNKRRLSLVSNGRYEGSLSDEAISGKPATEGPQPRVYTISGEPALLPSPEAEAIELAVVKGRRQRERHVHHHSQPLRASPGSSREDISRPCQSWAGSRQGSKECPGCAQLAPGPSPRAFGLEQPPLPEASGHRKKLERMYSVDRVSDDVPIRTWFPKENLFSFQTATTTMQAVFRGYAERKRRKRENDSASVIQRNFRKHLRMVGSRRVKAQSSDLQSSHCTLDEVCEDLDWDTEKGLEAVACDAEGFLPPKVMLISSKVPKAEYIPTIIRRDDPSIIPILYDHEHATFEDILEEIEKKLNIYHKGAKIWKMLIFCQGGPGHLYLLKNKVATFAKVEKEEDMIHFWKRLSRLMSKVNPEPNVIHIMGCYILGNPNGEKLFQNLRTLMTPYRVTFESPLELSAQGKQMIETYFDFRLYRLWKSRQHSKLLDFDDVL; translated from the exons ATGGGTGCCGCCGCCTCCAGGAGGAGGGCGCTGAGGAGCGAGGCCATGTCCTCGGTGGCGGCCAAAGTGCG AGCAGCTCGAGCGTTTGGAGAGTACCTGTCCCAGAGTCACCCTGAGAATAGCAACGGTGCAG ACCACCTGCTGGCTGACGCCTACTCTGGCCACGACGGGTCCCCCGAGATGCAGCCCGCCCCCCAGAACAAGCGCCGCCTCTCCCTTGTCTCCAATGGCCGCTATGAGGGCAGCCTCTCCGATGAGGCCATCAGTGGGAAACCGGCTACAGAGGGACCCCAGCCCCGAGTGTACACCATCTCGGGAGAGCCAGCCCTGCTGCCCAGTCCTGAAGCTGAGGCCATCGAGCTAGCGGTGGTAAAGGGGCGGCGGCAGAGGGAGAGGCATGttcaccaccacagccagcccctGCGTGCCAGCCCAGGCAGCAGCCGTGAAGACATCAGCAGGCCCTGCCAGAGTTGGGCAGGTAGCCGCCAGGGCTCCAAGGAATGCCCTGGATGTGCCCAGCTGGCCCCTGGGCCCTCCCCTCGGGCCTTTGGGCTGGAACAGCCGCCTCTACCTGAGGCCTCTGGACACCGCAAGAAGCTGGAAAGGATGTACAGCGTTGATCGAGTGTCTG ATGACGTCCCCATCCGCACCTGGTTCCCCAAGGAGAACCTTTTCAGCTTCCAAACAGCTACCACAACTATGCAAGC GGTGTTCAGGGGCTACGCGGAGAGGAAGCGCCGGAAACGGGAGAATGATTCCGCGTCTGTAATCCAGAG GAACTTCCGCAAACATCTGCGCATGGTTGGCAGCCGGCGGGTGAAGGCCCAGA GCAGTGACCTACAGAGCTCGCACTGCACGCTGGATGAGGTTTGTGAGGACCTGGACTGGGACACAGAGAAGGGCCTGGAGGCGGTGGCCTGTGACGCTGAGGGCTTCTTGCCACCCAAGGTCATG CTGATCTCCTCCAAGGTGCCGAAAGCTGAGTACATCCCCACCATCATCCGCAGGGACGACCCATCCATCATCCCCATCCTCTAT GACCATGAGCATGCAACATTTGAGGACATCCTGG AGGAGATCGAGAAGAAACTGAATATCTATCACAAGGGGGCCAAGATCTGGAAGATGCTGATTTTCTGCCAG GGTGGTCCTGGACATCTTTATTTGCTCAAGAACAAGGTGGCCACCTTTGCCAaagtggagaaggaagaggacatGATCCA CTTCTGGAAGAGGTTGAGCCGCCTAATGAGCAAAGTAAACCCAGAGCCGAATGTCATCCACATTATGGGCTGCTACATTCTGGGGAACCCCAATGGGGAGAAG CTGTTCCAGAACCTCAGGACCCTCATGACTCCTTACAGGGTTACCTTTGAGTCACCCCTGGAGCTATCTGCTCAAG GGAAGCAGATGATCGAGACCTACTTTGACTTCCGGCTGTACCGCCTGTGGAAGAGCCGCCAGCACTCGAAGCTGCTGGACTTTGACGACGTCCTGTGA
- the Nsmf gene encoding NMDA receptor synaptonuclear signaling and neuronal migration factor isoform X2 codes for MGAAASRRRALRSEAMSSVAAKVRAARAFGEYLSQSHPENSNGADHLLADAYSGHDGSPEMQPAPQNKRRLSLVSNGRYEGSLSDEAISGKPATEGPQPRVYTISGEPALLPSPEAEAIELAVVKGRRQRERHVHHHSQPLRASPGSSREDISRPCQSWAGSRQGSKECPGCAQLAPGPSPRAFGLEQPPLPEASGHRKKLERMYSVDRVSDDVPIRTWFPKENLFSFQTATTTMQAVFRGYAERKRRKRENDSASVIQRNFRKHLRMVGSRRVKAQTFAERRERSFSRSWSDPTPMKADTSHDSRDSSDLQSSHCTLDEVCEDLDWDTEKGLEAVACDAEGFLPPKVMLISSKVPKAEYIPTIIRRDDPSIIPILYDHEHATFEDILEEIEKKLNIYHKGAKIWKMLIFCQGGPGHLYLLKNKVATFAKVEKEEDMIHFWKRLSRLMSKVNPEPNVIHIMGCYILGNPNGEKLFQNLRTLMTPYRVTFESPLELSAQGKQMIETYFDFRLYRLWKSRQHSKLLDFDDVL; via the exons ATGGGTGCCGCCGCCTCCAGGAGGAGGGCGCTGAGGAGCGAGGCCATGTCCTCGGTGGCGGCCAAAGTGCG AGCAGCTCGAGCGTTTGGAGAGTACCTGTCCCAGAGTCACCCTGAGAATAGCAACGGTGCAG ACCACCTGCTGGCTGACGCCTACTCTGGCCACGACGGGTCCCCCGAGATGCAGCCCGCCCCCCAGAACAAGCGCCGCCTCTCCCTTGTCTCCAATGGCCGCTATGAGGGCAGCCTCTCCGATGAGGCCATCAGTGGGAAACCGGCTACAGAGGGACCCCAGCCCCGAGTGTACACCATCTCGGGAGAGCCAGCCCTGCTGCCCAGTCCTGAAGCTGAGGCCATCGAGCTAGCGGTGGTAAAGGGGCGGCGGCAGAGGGAGAGGCATGttcaccaccacagccagcccctGCGTGCCAGCCCAGGCAGCAGCCGTGAAGACATCAGCAGGCCCTGCCAGAGTTGGGCAGGTAGCCGCCAGGGCTCCAAGGAATGCCCTGGATGTGCCCAGCTGGCCCCTGGGCCCTCCCCTCGGGCCTTTGGGCTGGAACAGCCGCCTCTACCTGAGGCCTCTGGACACCGCAAGAAGCTGGAAAGGATGTACAGCGTTGATCGAGTGTCTG ATGACGTCCCCATCCGCACCTGGTTCCCCAAGGAGAACCTTTTCAGCTTCCAAACAGCTACCACAACTATGCAAGC GGTGTTCAGGGGCTACGCGGAGAGGAAGCGCCGGAAACGGGAGAATGATTCCGCGTCTGTAATCCAGAG GAACTTCCGCAAACATCTGCGCATGGTTGGCAGCCGGCGGGTGAAGGCCCAGA CGTTTGCTGAGCGGCGTGAGCGGAGCTTCAGCCGGTCCTGGAGCGACCCCACCCCCATGAAAGCCGACACCTCCCACGACTCCCGAGACA GCAGTGACCTACAGAGCTCGCACTGCACGCTGGATGAGGTTTGTGAGGACCTGGACTGGGACACAGAGAAGGGCCTGGAGGCGGTGGCCTGTGACGCTGAGGGCTTCTTGCCACCCAAGGTCATG CTGATCTCCTCCAAGGTGCCGAAAGCTGAGTACATCCCCACCATCATCCGCAGGGACGACCCATCCATCATCCCCATCCTCTAT GACCATGAGCATGCAACATTTGAGGACATCCTGG AGGAGATCGAGAAGAAACTGAATATCTATCACAAGGGGGCCAAGATCTGGAAGATGCTGATTTTCTGCCAG GGTGGTCCTGGACATCTTTATTTGCTCAAGAACAAGGTGGCCACCTTTGCCAaagtggagaaggaagaggacatGATCCA CTTCTGGAAGAGGTTGAGCCGCCTAATGAGCAAAGTAAACCCAGAGCCGAATGTCATCCACATTATGGGCTGCTACATTCTGGGGAACCCCAATGGGGAGAAG CTGTTCCAGAACCTCAGGACCCTCATGACTCCTTACAGGGTTACCTTTGAGTCACCCCTGGAGCTATCTGCTCAAG GGAAGCAGATGATCGAGACCTACTTTGACTTCCGGCTGTACCGCCTGTGGAAGAGCCGCCAGCACTCGAAGCTGCTGGACTTTGACGACGTCCTGTGA
- the Nsmf gene encoding NMDA receptor synaptonuclear signaling and neuronal migration factor isoform X3 — protein MGAAASRRRALRSEAMSSVAAKVRAARAFGEYLSQSHPENSNGADHLLADAYSGHDGSPEMQPAPQNKRRLSLVSNGRYEGSLSDEAISGKPATEGPQPRVYTISGEPALLPSPEAEAIELAVVKGRRQRERHVHHHSQPLRASPGSSREDISRPCQSWAGSRQGSKECPGCAQLAPGPSPRAFGLEQPPLPEASGHRKKLERMYSVDRVSDDVPIRTWFPKENLFSFQTATTTMQAISNFRKHLRMVGSRRVKAQTFAERRERSFSRSWSDPTPMKADTSHDSRDSSDLQSSHCTLDEVCEDLDWDTEKGLEAVACDAEGFLPPKVMLISSKVPKAEYIPTIIRRDDPSIIPILYDHEHATFEDILEEIEKKLNIYHKGAKIWKMLIFCQGGPGHLYLLKNKVATFAKVEKEEDMIHFWKRLSRLMSKVNPEPNVIHIMGCYILGNPNGEKLFQNLRTLMTPYRVTFESPLELSAQGKQMIETYFDFRLYRLWKSRQHSKLLDFDDVL, from the exons ATGGGTGCCGCCGCCTCCAGGAGGAGGGCGCTGAGGAGCGAGGCCATGTCCTCGGTGGCGGCCAAAGTGCG AGCAGCTCGAGCGTTTGGAGAGTACCTGTCCCAGAGTCACCCTGAGAATAGCAACGGTGCAG ACCACCTGCTGGCTGACGCCTACTCTGGCCACGACGGGTCCCCCGAGATGCAGCCCGCCCCCCAGAACAAGCGCCGCCTCTCCCTTGTCTCCAATGGCCGCTATGAGGGCAGCCTCTCCGATGAGGCCATCAGTGGGAAACCGGCTACAGAGGGACCCCAGCCCCGAGTGTACACCATCTCGGGAGAGCCAGCCCTGCTGCCCAGTCCTGAAGCTGAGGCCATCGAGCTAGCGGTGGTAAAGGGGCGGCGGCAGAGGGAGAGGCATGttcaccaccacagccagcccctGCGTGCCAGCCCAGGCAGCAGCCGTGAAGACATCAGCAGGCCCTGCCAGAGTTGGGCAGGTAGCCGCCAGGGCTCCAAGGAATGCCCTGGATGTGCCCAGCTGGCCCCTGGGCCCTCCCCTCGGGCCTTTGGGCTGGAACAGCCGCCTCTACCTGAGGCCTCTGGACACCGCAAGAAGCTGGAAAGGATGTACAGCGTTGATCGAGTGTCTG ATGACGTCCCCATCCGCACCTGGTTCCCCAAGGAGAACCTTTTCAGCTTCCAAACAGCTACCACAACTATGCAAGC CATCTC GAACTTCCGCAAACATCTGCGCATGGTTGGCAGCCGGCGGGTGAAGGCCCAGA CGTTTGCTGAGCGGCGTGAGCGGAGCTTCAGCCGGTCCTGGAGCGACCCCACCCCCATGAAAGCCGACACCTCCCACGACTCCCGAGACA GCAGTGACCTACAGAGCTCGCACTGCACGCTGGATGAGGTTTGTGAGGACCTGGACTGGGACACAGAGAAGGGCCTGGAGGCGGTGGCCTGTGACGCTGAGGGCTTCTTGCCACCCAAGGTCATG CTGATCTCCTCCAAGGTGCCGAAAGCTGAGTACATCCCCACCATCATCCGCAGGGACGACCCATCCATCATCCCCATCCTCTAT GACCATGAGCATGCAACATTTGAGGACATCCTGG AGGAGATCGAGAAGAAACTGAATATCTATCACAAGGGGGCCAAGATCTGGAAGATGCTGATTTTCTGCCAG GGTGGTCCTGGACATCTTTATTTGCTCAAGAACAAGGTGGCCACCTTTGCCAaagtggagaaggaagaggacatGATCCA CTTCTGGAAGAGGTTGAGCCGCCTAATGAGCAAAGTAAACCCAGAGCCGAATGTCATCCACATTATGGGCTGCTACATTCTGGGGAACCCCAATGGGGAGAAG CTGTTCCAGAACCTCAGGACCCTCATGACTCCTTACAGGGTTACCTTTGAGTCACCCCTGGAGCTATCTGCTCAAG GGAAGCAGATGATCGAGACCTACTTTGACTTCCGGCTGTACCGCCTGTGGAAGAGCCGCCAGCACTCGAAGCTGCTGGACTTTGACGACGTCCTGTGA
- the Nsmf gene encoding NMDA receptor synaptonuclear signaling and neuronal migration factor isoform X7 gives MGAAASRRRALRSEAMSSVAAKVRAARAFGEYLSQSHPENSNGADHLLADAYSGHDGSPEMQPAPQNKRRLSLVSNGRYEGSLSDEAISGKPATEGPQPRVYTISGEPALLPSPEAEAIELAVVKGRRQRERHVHHHSQPLRASPGSSREDISRPCQSWAGSRQGSKECPGCAQLAPGPSPRAFGLEQPPLPEASGHRKKLERMYSVDRVSDDVPIRTWFPKENLFSFQTATTTMQAISNFRKHLRMVGSRRVKAQSSDLQSSHCTLDEVCEDLDWDTEKGLEAVACDAEGFLPPKVMLISSKVPKAEYIPTIIRRDDPSIIPILYDHEHATFEDILEEIEKKLNIYHKGAKIWKMLIFCQGGPGHLYLLKNKVATFAKVEKEEDMIHFWKRLSRLMSKVNPEPNVIHIMGCYILGNPNGEKLFQNLRTLMTPYRVTFESPLELSAQGKQMIETYFDFRLYRLWKSRQHSKLLDFDDVL, from the exons ATGGGTGCCGCCGCCTCCAGGAGGAGGGCGCTGAGGAGCGAGGCCATGTCCTCGGTGGCGGCCAAAGTGCG AGCAGCTCGAGCGTTTGGAGAGTACCTGTCCCAGAGTCACCCTGAGAATAGCAACGGTGCAG ACCACCTGCTGGCTGACGCCTACTCTGGCCACGACGGGTCCCCCGAGATGCAGCCCGCCCCCCAGAACAAGCGCCGCCTCTCCCTTGTCTCCAATGGCCGCTATGAGGGCAGCCTCTCCGATGAGGCCATCAGTGGGAAACCGGCTACAGAGGGACCCCAGCCCCGAGTGTACACCATCTCGGGAGAGCCAGCCCTGCTGCCCAGTCCTGAAGCTGAGGCCATCGAGCTAGCGGTGGTAAAGGGGCGGCGGCAGAGGGAGAGGCATGttcaccaccacagccagcccctGCGTGCCAGCCCAGGCAGCAGCCGTGAAGACATCAGCAGGCCCTGCCAGAGTTGGGCAGGTAGCCGCCAGGGCTCCAAGGAATGCCCTGGATGTGCCCAGCTGGCCCCTGGGCCCTCCCCTCGGGCCTTTGGGCTGGAACAGCCGCCTCTACCTGAGGCCTCTGGACACCGCAAGAAGCTGGAAAGGATGTACAGCGTTGATCGAGTGTCTG ATGACGTCCCCATCCGCACCTGGTTCCCCAAGGAGAACCTTTTCAGCTTCCAAACAGCTACCACAACTATGCAAGC CATCTC GAACTTCCGCAAACATCTGCGCATGGTTGGCAGCCGGCGGGTGAAGGCCCAGA GCAGTGACCTACAGAGCTCGCACTGCACGCTGGATGAGGTTTGTGAGGACCTGGACTGGGACACAGAGAAGGGCCTGGAGGCGGTGGCCTGTGACGCTGAGGGCTTCTTGCCACCCAAGGTCATG CTGATCTCCTCCAAGGTGCCGAAAGCTGAGTACATCCCCACCATCATCCGCAGGGACGACCCATCCATCATCCCCATCCTCTAT GACCATGAGCATGCAACATTTGAGGACATCCTGG AGGAGATCGAGAAGAAACTGAATATCTATCACAAGGGGGCCAAGATCTGGAAGATGCTGATTTTCTGCCAG GGTGGTCCTGGACATCTTTATTTGCTCAAGAACAAGGTGGCCACCTTTGCCAaagtggagaaggaagaggacatGATCCA CTTCTGGAAGAGGTTGAGCCGCCTAATGAGCAAAGTAAACCCAGAGCCGAATGTCATCCACATTATGGGCTGCTACATTCTGGGGAACCCCAATGGGGAGAAG CTGTTCCAGAACCTCAGGACCCTCATGACTCCTTACAGGGTTACCTTTGAGTCACCCCTGGAGCTATCTGCTCAAG GGAAGCAGATGATCGAGACCTACTTTGACTTCCGGCTGTACCGCCTGTGGAAGAGCCGCCAGCACTCGAAGCTGCTGGACTTTGACGACGTCCTGTGA